The sequence TGAGTTCATCCGTCAACGCATGGCCCTTGTCGGTGAGGCGCACGCGCACGCGCCGCCGGTCATGCCGCACGGAGCGCTCGCGGCGCACGAGTCCGCCCGCTTCCAGCCGATCCACCAGCCGGCTCAGGCGCGGCATGGCCAGGCCTCCCAGGCGCATGGCGAGCACGCCCACGGGCAGCAGGCTCTCCGCGCGCAGCCACCAGAGCGCCTGCAACTCCATGGGCTCCCAGTGGGGATGGGACAGGGCGGCCAGGGGGCTCGCCAGCGAACCGCAGCGAGCCGCGTCCACGAGGAGGTTCCGCCACCGCGCCACCTGCACGCGCACATCCACCGAGAGCTCCGTCATGCACCCCTCCGTGCCGGGGATCCGCGCCCGCGTCCGGCTCCGCGGGCAACGCTCCCGGCCTGCCGCGGG comes from Corallococcus macrosporus and encodes:
- a CDS encoding MarR family winged helix-turn-helix transcriptional regulator, which codes for MTELSVDVRVQVARWRNLLVDAARCGSLASPLAALSHPHWEPMELQALWWLRAESLLPVGVLAMRLGGLAMPRLSRLVDRLEAGGLVRRERSVRHDRRRVRVRLTDKGHALTDELNAQVQERMAKLLSPLQGETRSALMDILELWVQALTVQARNAEEVAEENAELASVPDELLRASAA